A stretch of the Ostrea edulis chromosome 9, xbOstEdul1.1, whole genome shotgun sequence genome encodes the following:
- the LOC130050396 gene encoding complement C1q-like protein 4 — protein MKSSVLLSVVLTVAFLVTVSECVKDEEPEVRDLEAHTSETNVLSKRHICHRFPKRVSFYVRLTRPLTNLRKNDVISFDNVVSDRYHTYNNGTGKFVCPSSGQYVFTWTLMTHHKRWVVSDLVVGGEVKGKLTVDSDENYESGSTTIVTYVRRGATVYVRNIGGDGKLEAGVSSFAGWRLSRK, from the exons ATGAAGTCTTCTGTACTGCTGTCCGTGGTCCTGACGGTCGCCTTCCTGGTCACTGTAAGCGAATGTGTGAAGGATGAAGAACCGGAAGTCAGAGATCTAGAAGCACACACTTCCG AAACCAACGTCTTATCAAAAAGACACATTTGCCATCGATTCCCTAAAAGGGTGTCCTTCTACGTTCGACTGACTCGTCCTCTCACGAACTTAAGAAAAAATGATGTCATTAGCTTTGACAACGTGGTATCTGACAGGTACCACACCTATAATAACGGAACTGGAAAATTCGTCTGCCCTAGCTCTGGTCAATACGTCTTCACTTGGACTTTGATGACTCATCACAAAAGATGGGTTGTTTCAGATTTGGTTGTTGGGGGTGAGGTCAAAGGAAAATTGACCGTGGACAGCGATGAAAATTATGAATCTGGGTCAACAACTATCGTGACATACGTTCGTCGAGGGGCAACTGTATACGTCAGAAATATCGGCGGTGATGGTAAATTGGAGGCTGGGGTGAGCAGCTTTGCGGGATGGAGATTATCTAGAAAGTAG
- the LOC130050397 gene encoding phospholipid-transporting ATPase IF-like, with amino-acid sequence MMSFNCRNITRNRKLDKRNFLQWFVLGLWHVVVFFFGVVFLFGNDVSLWPDGKMMGLSSFGTIAYTICVITVNLKLCLETYYWPLPMFMAYVATGVVNMCLTFMDNMIIWPEFIQSLKDNYKVYTTCLSSGTVWLSIVLLPVIALFPDVIIRVARDTDY; translated from the exons ATGATGTCTTTTAATTGCAGAAATATAACAAGAAATCGTAAATTAGACAAAAGGAACTTTTTACAATGGTTTGTATTAG GATTATGGCATGTCGTTGTGTTCTTCTTTGGTgttgtgtttttgtttggaaACGATGTCTCACTGTGGCCTGATGGGAAG ATGATGGGACTTTCGAGCTTTGGCACAATAGCGTATACAATCTGTGTTATTACAGTCAATTTGAAG CTGTGCTTGGAGACGTACTACTGGCCACTTCCTATGTTCATGGCTTATGTCGCCACTGGTGTGGTCAATATGTGCTTGACTTTCATGGACAACATGATCATATGGCC GGAGTTTATACAGTCACTGAAGGACAACTATAAAGTGTACACCACCTGTCTGTCCAGTGGTACCGTCTGGTTAAGTATCGTGTTGCTGCCAGTCATAGCCCTGTTCCCAGACGTCATCATCAGGGTGGCCCGAGAcacagactactga
- the LOC125658834 gene encoding complement C1q-like protein 4 → MKSSVLLSVVLMVAFLLTVSECVKDEEPEVRDLEAHSSETNVLSKRRICHRFPKRVSFYVRLTRPLTNLRKNDVISFDNVVSDRYHTYNNGTGKFVCPSSGQYVFTWTLMTHHKRWVVSDLVVGGEVKGKLTVDSDENYESGSTTIVTYVRRGATVYVRNIGGDGKLEAGVSSFAGWRLSRK, encoded by the exons ATGAAGTCTTCTGTACTGCTGTCCGTGGTCCTGATGGTCGCCTTCCTGCTCACTGTAAGCGAATGTGTGAAGGATGAAGAACCGGAAGTCAGAGATCTAGAAGCACACTCTTCCG AAACCAACGTCTTATCAAAAAGACGCATTTGCCATCGATTCCCTAAAAGGGTGTCCTTCTACGTTCGATTGACTCGTCCTCTCACGAACTTAAGAAAAAATGATGTCATTAGCTTTGACAACGTGGTATCTGACAGGTACCACACCTACAATAACGGAACTGGAAAATTCGTCTGCCCTAGCTCTGGTCAATACGTCTTCACTTGGACTTTGATGACTCATCACAAAAGATGGGTTGTTTCAGATTTGGTTGTTGGGGGTGAGGTCAAAGGAAAATTGACCGTGGACAGCGATGAAAATTATGAATCTGGGTCAACAACTATCGTGACGTACGTTCGTCGAGGGGCAACTGTATACGTCAGAAATATCGGCGGTGATGGTAAATTGGAGGCTGGGGTGAGCAGCTTTGCGGGATGGAGATTATCTAGAAAGTAG